In Pantoea cypripedii, the DNA window GTGATACCTGCTTCAGGCAAAATAGTAGTATCCCGGCTGCGTATAACTGCCTATCAACCCAAAAAGATGCCAGCAGCAAAAAATTGGATGAACTTATATCCGAAACGGTCAAACGGATAAAAGCCAATAATGTTGGGCCTTTTAACGGAAAAGAAGAGAACAATGAGACTTCGGGCGAAGTATATAGCCAGCGTTTTCTGGAGGCACAACAACAATGGAAAACCTACCGGAACGAACTTTGTCTCTCGGTTGCCACAGAACTGAATGAAGACTCTTATGATTATCAATCCTACATTGACCAGTGCCAGATAAACTTGAATAAGAATCACGCGAGTGAAATCAAACAGATGGGATTACCACCCACCACCTGAAGTTGAGGTATAGGGAGTCATAGCCTGACACAGTGATGAAAAAAACACCGATCTTTCTCAAATTTATGATCTACCTCACATTCCCGCAAACTATACCAAGGTATAGTTTATTCAAGTATTTCCCTGGTGTTGGCCTAATTTGGCATCCCCTCGTCCGAGGGGATTTTTTTAACTTCAGACAACCCAAAGACTCACACCCGCAATATCTCCGTATTGTCTTAACCATCCGCTTTACTGCATCCTGGATTGGCATATCTGTGTATCAGACAGGCTGAAATGCCTGCCTGCAAACCAATCATCATTTTTATGATCCACCTCACATCTCACCAAACTATACCAAGGTACAGTTTGTTCAAGTTTTTCCCTGGTGTTGGCCTGATTTGGCATCCCCTCGTCCGAGGGGATTTTTTTGGCGTTTCAGCCACCCACCTCACTCCCTGATGACATCAATTACCCGCTATGTCCGCTCCATCCGCCCCGTGGTATCTTACCCATTCGCTTTACCGCAA includes these proteins:
- a CDS encoding lysozyme inhibitor LprI family protein yields the protein MKKAIILIITLIVPVAAYAELSSGPERDTCFRQNSSIPAAYNCLSTQKDASSKKLDELISETVKRIKANNVGPFNGKEENNETSGEVYSQRFLEAQQQWKTYRNELCLSVATELNEDSYDYQSYIDQCQINLNKNHASEIKQMGLPPTT